Proteins from a single region of Hyphomicrobiales bacterium:
- a CDS encoding LysE family translocator, with amino-acid sequence MDLPTYLAYVAACIAVVAVPGPSVTLIIANSMRHGTRAGLATVLGTQLGLAVLLAVLAGGLASVVASASVVFDVVRWVGAAYLVFLGVQMWRSGGRLGAMDAAPPPRRGFVLEAFLVLLANPKALLFFGAFIPQFVDPSGNVLAQTLALGATFIAVAIVLDGAYALAAGRAGGLLTRGNVRLVERLSGSFLIAGGIWLVMARRA; translated from the coding sequence ATCGACCTGCCGACCTATCTCGCCTACGTCGCGGCTTGCATCGCGGTCGTCGCCGTACCGGGGCCGAGCGTCACGCTCATCATCGCCAACAGCATGCGTCACGGCACGCGGGCGGGGCTGGCGACCGTGCTCGGGACGCAGCTCGGCCTCGCGGTTCTGCTGGCGGTTCTGGCGGGGGGCCTTGCGTCCGTCGTTGCGAGCGCGTCGGTGGTCTTCGACGTGGTGCGCTGGGTGGGGGCCGCCTACCTCGTCTTTCTCGGCGTGCAGATGTGGCGCTCGGGCGGCCGGCTCGGCGCCATGGACGCCGCGCCGCCGCCGCGCCGGGGGTTCGTGCTGGAAGCGTTCCTGGTGCTTCTCGCCAACCCCAAGGCGCTGTTGTTCTTCGGCGCTTTCATACCGCAGTTCGTCGATCCGTCCGGCAATGTGCTCGCTCAGACGCTGGCGCTCGGGGCGACGTTCATTGCCGTTGCCATCGTGCTCGACGGAGCCTACGCGCTCGCCGCCGGCCGGGCCGGGGGCCTCTTGACGCGGGGCAACGTGCGCCTCGTCGAGCGGTTGAGCGGCAGCTTCCTCATCGCGGGCGGCATCTGGCTGGTCATGGCACGTCGTGCCTGA
- a CDS encoding LysE family translocator — protein MPIPADVLAAFVLACIVLAVTPGPAMSLILATTTTHGFATGLVTVLGNATGMSILLAVVCLGMTSVVAFLAEWFEILRWIGAAYLIWLGASRLVHLWRTRGGGLPPAPVRPRRRVAFLQGMLVAVSNPKVILFLAAFLPQFIDPTRDPLTQSLVLAIAMVLTLGLVDLGYAYAVGRARERMTFGWMRYADGLTSGLLIAGGVWLALSRRP, from the coding sequence ATGCCCATTCCCGCGGACGTCCTTGCGGCATTCGTGCTCGCCTGTATCGTGCTCGCCGTGACACCCGGGCCGGCCATGTCGCTGATCCTCGCGACGACGACGACGCACGGTTTTGCAACGGGGCTCGTTACCGTCCTCGGAAATGCGACCGGCATGTCGATCCTGCTCGCCGTCGTCTGTCTCGGCATGACCTCGGTGGTGGCGTTCCTGGCGGAATGGTTCGAGATCCTGCGTTGGATCGGGGCGGCCTATCTCATATGGCTCGGGGCGAGCCGCCTCGTTCACCTGTGGCGGACCCGCGGTGGCGGCTTGCCGCCGGCTCCGGTGCGCCCGCGCCGCCGCGTCGCCTTCCTGCAGGGAATGCTGGTGGCGGTTTCAAATCCCAAGGTGATCCTGTTCCTGGCGGCTTTCCTGCCGCAGTTCATCGATCCGACACGCGATCCGTTGACGCAGTCTTTGGTTCTGGCGATCGCCATGGTGTTGACGCTCGGGCTCGTCGATCTCGGTTATGCGTATGCGGTGGGGCGGGCCCGCGAGCGCATGACCTTCGGCTGGATGCGCTATGCCGACGGCCTGACGAGCGGGTTGTTGATCGCGGGCGGCGTCTGGCTGGCCCTCAGCCGACGTCCCTGA